A segment of the Funiculus sociatus GB2-C1 genome:
AGATTGCCGCTTTTTCCAGCCACAGGTAAAGATGCTAGATATATGGCTGCTTCTGGAGTCTTTGCGATCGCTTTGAGAGTTTGCACCAGTGCTGCTGGACTCACGAGGTTATGACGAGACAGCCCAGAACCATCATCTAGCACGTAGCTGCTAGGATCTACTCCTAATTCTGTTAATGTCTGTTTAAGGGCAGCTAAGCCCTGTTGTAAGGATGAATCATTCTGGACTTTAGCAGAGGCACCAAGCGATCGCAACAGCACTTCCGCATATAAATTATTACTATTCTGATTTGTCTGAGCTAACAGAGTCCCCAACGGCGGAGATTCCACAGCGGCTAGTTCCTCAGTGGGAGGTTGAGAGTTTGATCCAACCATTGCCTCTGCAACAGTAATTCCCTCAATTGCCAAAGCGCGTCGCAAGTGTCGCAAAAAGTAATCTGCTGGATTAATAATTGCCATATCTAAAGACACAGGTTTAGCATCAGCAGGCAATTGTCCTTTAATCTGTAACACTGGTTTCCCTAGCACAGCATTAAGTTCTATGGAGGCTGGTGATTTTGCTTCTGTTGTTACCGAATTATTTTCAATTTGCCATTGAGTTAGTGCTAGAGGATCTGCCCACGATGTTTGCAATGGTTTTCCTGGTGTTTGCGGTGATATTGTCAGCGTTGCAGCATTTTGATTCAAAATTAAACTATTAACTGGTGCGCCATAGTTTGCCTGCAAATCTCCCCATTCCCAACTGGTATTTACCGTCTGCCCTTTAAAATAAACGTCTTCTACAATTAACTGTTTTACCTGAGTAATTCCCCGCCGCTTTAACTGTTGTGCCAAATCTCTCAATTGGGCATCCGTTAAACTGGGATCTCCTCGTCCCACAACGCGCAAAGAACCATCACCCGTTCCATAAATTGAGGTGCGAATCCGATACTG
Coding sequences within it:
- the dacB gene encoding D-alanyl-D-alanine carboxypeptidase/D-alanyl-D-alanine endopeptidase; the protein is MIKISSKISEIAAQWEKSDFQDTGHPNSSSQQGRQDGCATPIKKGKGYSRLVKISEISSLILILNTQLLSGQQAAQANNQSSHPDKLNTAQVSQTQKPQSAALCPSQLTTAIDAITNRPQWSRARWGILIEPLTKNSIFYSREQGSYFIPASNVKVLTTAAALHKLGSQYRIRTSIYGTGDGSLRVVGRGDPSLTDAQLRDLAQQLKRRGITQVKQLIVEDVYFKGQTVNTSWEWGDLQANYGAPVNSLILNQNAATLTISPQTPGKPLQTSWADPLALTQWQIENNSVTTEAKSPASIELNAVLGKPVLQIKGQLPADAKPVSLDMAIINPADYFLRHLRRALAIEGITVAEAMVGSNSQPPTEELAAVESPPLGTLLAQTNQNSNNLYAEVLLRSLGASAKVQNDSSLQQGLAALKQTLTELGVDPSSYVLDDGSGLSRHNLVSPAALVQTLKAIAKTPEAAIYLASLPVAGKSGNLLNRFQNTPAQGIVQAKTGTMSGVVSLSGYMSHPEYETIVFSIIVNQSNQSAATVRQAVDEIVLLLTRLKKC